One window from the genome of Eriocheir sinensis breed Jianghai 21 chromosome 7, ASM2467909v1, whole genome shotgun sequence encodes:
- the LOC126995141 gene encoding transcription factor SUM-1-like, translating into MMPELRSCRYDTRYADSLSPDGRPYSVSPSFPGHSHGHAHRHCSPQREPRPSSADLAEPFVTSPHSRQHGLLKSEDEFMDEDDAHVPHVLAPTTHAAGHAHARTCLLWACKACKRKSVTVDRRKAATMRERRRLRKVNEAFEILKRRTCSNPNQRMPKVEILRNAIEYIESLEDLLHGTPSPGAPDPDHAPENTCASSHYLSSGGSGFYQERSGHYGDAAAAAYTTLTGHEHGGSGRGGGGVSGGGGGPASTSSLDCLSLIVESISPSTTGIINSVADKGS; encoded by the exons ATGATGCCGGAGCTCCGTTCGTGCCGCTACGACACGCGCTACGCCGACAGCCTTTCCCCTGACGGGCGGCCGTACTCCGTGTCCCCGAGCTTCCCCGGACACTCCCACGGCCACGCACACCGCCACTGCTCGCCCCAGCGTGAGCCCCGACCCTCCTCGGCGGACCTAGCCGAGCCCTTCGTCACGAGCCCGCATTCCCGGCAGCACGGTCTCCTCAAGTCCGAGGATGAGTTTATGGATGAGGATGACGCCCACGTGCCCCACGTGCTGGCACCCACAACACATGCCGCTGGCCACGCCCACGCTCGCACCTGCTTGCTGTGGGCATGCAAAGCGTGCAAGAGGAAGAGCGTGACAGTGGATAGGCGGAAGGCGGCCACGATGAGAGAGCGGCGGAGGCTGCGCAAG GTGAACGAGGCTTTCGAGATCCTAAAAAGAAGAACCTGCAGCAACCCTAACCAGCGCATGCCCAAGGTGGAGATCCTGCGCAACGCCATCGAGTACATCGAGTCCCTGGAAGACCTCCTGCACGGGACGCCCTCACCTGGAGCCCCGGACCCTGACCACGCACCTGAGAACACCTGCGCCTCCTCCCACTACCTG AGTTCCGGGGGGTCAGGCTTCTACCAGGAGAGGTCAGGTCACTACggggacgccgccgccgccgcctacaCCACGCTGACCG GACACGAGCATGGAGGCAGTGGGCGAGGTGGAGGGGGGGTCAGTGGTGGAGGGGGCGGACCTGCCTCCACCTCCAGCCTGGACTGCCTCTCCCTCATCGTGGAGTCCATCAGCCCCTCCACCACCGGCATCATCAACTCGGTGGCGGACAAGGGCTCGTAA